aTTAAAGACTTCATGGGTTGAAACCAACCTCTTAAATCAAGCTGGAAGGCAGTTGGTGGCCAGCGCAGGATGTAGAACTCGGGTTTAGTGTGGCCATAAAAAGAGACACCACTTAATAAGTAGACTGTCGAAATCCACATCAGCCCGCGATAGATTTAAGACTTGCTCTCTGGGCGTTATTGACTGGCTCATTCTGTGACGGCATTACGGGTTTGTGGAGTTGGCCAGAAAGGCACAGAATTAGTcagagttttattttggttaatGTTTTTTGGCAAACGCTGGCTCCTGACTTCCAGAAGCTCTCACGTCCCAGGTGCCTGGTAGACCAGCGTGATTTTTATCTGCATATGAAACTCCACTTGCCTTGAAATCGCAGCCTTTAGGGGTTGCCACCACCCTTGGGCATGGCTGGAGCTTTCCACAAGCTGACACCCCCTCCCTGCACAGTCCAGCTTCTCCCAGTGACCCGTGCAGATCTGGTGGGGGGACCATCTCCCACCACGGATGGCTGGAGAAGGGGCTTTCTGGGCAGCCCCTGAACACACCTTGCCTGGGGGGTGGAAGTATGGTCGTTGGGTGTCCCTCGCCAGTAAACACGTGGCATAGAGTTAATGCCAGAAGCTGATGAAGTAAAATACCAGGTACAGTGTGAGCTAAATAGTATTTATGTGTTGCATAAATAGCTACCGACCCACTTTCATACGCGTGTGATAGTTTTTGATTCAATCAGACCTCTCATTCCTGGTTTTCCTATTACTTGGCCTCAGAACGGATGGGTCAATTTTTTTGCCTTGGCTCCTTAATCAGGGTAACCATTGGCTTTAGCACAAATTAACAGTGACTTTTTTAATTGCAAGAGCCTGTGGTGATCTTTGCTGTAGAAGCATAAAAGCAGTAAGGGAGGAGATGGCTGTCGGGGAATGAACAGCCTCTGTGTGCAGTGTCGTACGTCGGAGGGGAGCGCCACTTGAGGCTCGCAGATCGCACACTGCCTGAGTAGTTCTCTGTGCTGGGTGGATTCTTTGAAAACTTAATCAAGTTTTATAGCTTTAATTTTGTGGCTGACTccccttttgcctttttttttttttttaactgtcttgCAACCCAGAGCAAATGAGTCCCATTGGGTTGTAAAGGGAAAGAACTGGCAAATGGTCTAAAATATTTCGGCTTGCCTAGTGAGTGATAGGAAAAAATTACTCTTCCTGCTGCGTGCTGCTTCCATCATTTCTGTAAGCTCTCTATTTTTCCCTGCATGGTTAATTAGAAATCGCCAGGGAGTAAGGCGGAATTGCTGAAGGCTTTAGGTTTCGAGGGGGTGTTGTGTTGTGAGGGTACCATGAGCTGAGCTTGTGTTCTCTGTGGTCGTAGCCTGTATCCTGGCTGacctgctgcaggctgtgtgGCAGTGGAGGGGAGAGGTTCTCCTGGCTGGGTGCGATGTGCTggaggtgccagcagcagctcttgatGCTCCTTCTAGTGCATGTTAGGGAACCAGTCTGCACAGTGATAGGGAACAGTAAAGCAGTGGGTGAAGCTTGGTGCGAGAGTACCGGTGCGGTTGGGTGAGAATCTGCTGTTGGTAAGCCAGGGACAAATTGCACCCTCTTGCCTGAATTGGGAAAAGTGTTGTGTCTGGGATGCTAAGGATGCCCAGACAAGGTGGATGTGCTCCAGTGAGCTCCTACTTCTCTGCTACACCATTCCTGGGGGGAAAATGAGCTCTGGGTTGGGGCTGAGGGCTCTCTGCTGTTGACCTCAGCCAGGagagctgtgtggtgcagctcAGGACTCATCCTGACCAGTCTGGAGCTGGTGTGGTACATGTAGCCATGCTCCAGGTGCAGAGTGTAGCCCAGCTAATCCACTCATGGATAACTGGGAGATTACTCAGCTGGATTTCTAATACAGTGGCCTTTAATAATAATCCCCCCCTAATCCCTAAATCAATGGAAAATGGATTTATCTGTACGAGCTAAATGGCCTGTGTAGGCATTTTAGGGAGAAGAATTCTTGTGTATCTATGTGTGAACatatgtgtgtgcgtgtataTATGCACATGCATATTTTTGTTCCCATTACCTGCCGTTCTGACCCATGTCTGTGCTTTGCTGGCAGGGACCTCATGCCCAGGACCCTGGAGGGGCAGATCACCATGGAGAAGACCCCCAGCTACTTCGTCACCAAGGAGGCCCCTGCCCGCATCTCCTCCATGTCCAAGGGCACGAAGCTCATCGTGGTGGTGCGGGACCCCGTGACCAGAGCCATCTCGGACTACACCCAGACGCTCTCCAAGAAGCCCGACATCCCCACCTTTGAGAGCCTGACCTTCAAAAACAGGACTACGGGCCTGATCGACACCTCGTGGAGCGCCATCCAGATTGGCATCTACGCCAAGCACCTGGAGAACTGGCTCCTCTACTTCCCCATCGGGCAGATCCTCTTCGTCAGTGGGGAGAGGCTGATCAGCGACCCCGcgggggagctgggcagggtcCAGGACTTTCTGGGCCTCAAGAGGATCATCACCGACAAACACTTCTACTTCAACAAAACCAAGGGGTTCCCGTGCCTGAAGAAGGCggagggcagcagcaagccCCACTGCCTGGGGAAGACGAAAGGCAGGACCCACCCCGACATAGACCAGGAGGTGGTGCAGAGACTGCGGGACTTCTACCGGCCCTTCAACATGAAGTTCTACCAGATGACGGGGCAGGACTTCGGCTGGGACTGAGCCTGGCGTGAGAAAGTCCCCTGTAATTACTTGCCCAGCACGGTTTGCGTATATAAAgagatatatatgtatgtaaaatgtacagaaatctattttataataatttatttttaattcctaaGCAATTAATTCACTAAGCTGCCTAACCGCACTGGCTAGAACGGTAGCCCGTAACCTGTTTAACATTCCACGGTGTTTAATTCTAATATgtctttcctgtttgttttttttccctcccttctgttttctcctctttttggtttggtttgtaaCAGACGGTGCTTCcatttttcctaaacaaaatttgtatttaaaaaaagcaaaaaaagtgagggtggcaggggaggggcagggggggagggaaagcataaatttatttttgttacgGGTATCTGGCCTTTATAAACACTTGCTTTCCCTATTCCGGTGTCCCAGTCTCTGCTCCGGTGTTGTGCTCCCTTGTCCCACAGCTTCCCAGTTGGTCCCGTGGCCACGGGGGGGTTTctttggggtgggtgggagggaggctgGGCATCTCCCTGCGACCTGCATccttctgctgagcagcagcgTGTTTTACTGGTGTCCGTAAACCGCAGGGAACCCCAAGCCACACAGCTCCGGCTCCACAGCCCGGGTCTCTGCCGGGAGGGCAACGAGCTCTTTTTCCCGTGGAGAAGCCGCCGAGCCTGTTGCATGGGCAGAGCTGTCTCCCCAGTATGATTTTCCTTCTTGCCTCTTGTGAAGGAGGCTCTTTCCCACGAGCCCTCTATGCATTTTAAATCTTTGCCACAGGACAAATATAAAAACACACGTGTCTGTATGTGACACGCCGGGTGCTGGTCTGAATGACTGGCAAGACGCCTCTGGCTGGGCGCTGCTGGGAGGTGGCTGCGCCTGCAGTGTGAGGAGCAGCGTCCACGCACCAAAGAGGCCGGCAGAGCCACGGAGCCGCGGGAAAACCCCAGGTCTGTGCTTGGTGCCATCCCCAGCATGGAGGGTGTCCCAGGACACGGCACAGGCAGCGCTGCCTCCACCCCCACAGCCGCCGGAGCAGCTCCCAGTATGACACTGGGGAGCATCGACCTTGGCTCTCTTCGTTCCTGTTACTTTTTGGTCCAACAGCATGGTGTCTCCCAAGGAACAGCGTTTTCCTAGAGCCAGGAAGAAGTGCTGCTTTGCCAACAAGGATGCATCCGTAGAAAAGCAGAGGGGAGTCTGGCTGTACTTGGGTTGGGGCATCACTGGCAGCCGGGTGCCTCCCCGATGCCCTGGGGGAGCACAGGGGTGGCAGCCAGGCAGAACAGGGAGCTCCAAGCACTTAGTCGTCAACCTGGGTGCAATAACCTGGAATTCTTACCCCTCAGGTGGAACCAAATACTTCAGGACTTTAGGACAGGTTGGTGGGTCTGTTCTGAGAGCTCTAGCCATGTTTTGTGTGCTCAGGGCGTTTTGATAAGCACTGTGTGTGTCCGATACATTATCGTTACTGTCAGAGGCTCTGCTAGCTCAGCTGGAATGTCTTTGGAGCAAGGTGGCAGCAGAAGCGATTTATTCCTTGGATTTTTAACAGAAGTTGGGTTTCGTTGTCTTTgggcaacaaaaaaaccacacacctCGCCTGCAGCACTGAAGTGATGTACCGCACCGAGCGCGGAGCTTGCTGAATAAATATCACCATGTTGCCGTGGGAGCACTTGCATGAAGCAGGCAGTGTAAAGTAATACTCGAAACAGCAAATGCATCAGCCGGGAGAGCATATGTGAGTTGAGTTCATGCTCTAGTTTCATACACATCGCCTATAGAAATGCGTGCCCTGCACCTCTCCCCAGTCACccacagcaaagcacctttgaGGACCGCGCTGCTGAGCCATGCCCAGCTTGCGGGGGGTGCAGTCAGTGGCatttcccagattttttttcccagcctccTCGCTCTTGCCTGCCCCTTACAGCTCTCTGCTGTGGCTGTTGGGTGATAAAAAGGCTCTTCAGAGCCTGGGCTGCTCTCCCCGGGTCTCGATCTGGTCCCTGCTCAGGCAGATGCAGCAAAGAGCAGACCCACCTggggccccgccgcggggaTCTGCAGGTAAAGTGCTGGTTTAAATGGTTAAACCTAAGGGCTCTTGGCTTGGCTCAGCGCTGTCACATCTCCAAAGGGATTTAGGGACTCACACTCCTTCAGTGTGGGATCACACATGGGGTGCAGCACACGGGTGTCCTCAAGGACAGGGAGATGCTGAGTGTGATgtcagggctgagctgcctcACACACACGCTGTGAGCAGCATGCAAATCCCTCCTTGGGGCTGGCCTCCAAGCACATCTTCCTACAAACCGGGAAAGTTGGGCTAATcccttcctttctgccctgagccATTCCTAGCTCTGAGGCGATGCTGTGAGCCCACTCGCAGAGCTCACAGGCTGAGCACGGGACCGCCGGGCTGTGCAGGCTGGCAGACCATGCGCAGCCCCCGTCCTGCAGAACGCGCTGCAGACCTGGAGTGGTGCTTGGATCTGTGCCTGTCTGGGGTCCTTGGACCTTGTGCCAGCCGGGTCCCCGGCTCTGTTCCCTGCTGCCAGGACAGGTGATGAATGCACAAGCGTCTCTGCTCTGTCACAGACCCTGCTGCTGTTGGGTGActgaggggaaggggctgcagggtgggaggagaagaaaacccTTCCTGGGGGAAGAGAGtcatttctgcttctcaaaATCTCAGTCTTCCTACTAGCTGGCTTACACGATGTGTGTGGGAAGAAGCTCACCCTCTGCACGGCCcctggctgagctgccagccGCCACCGCGCCGCTTCCCCAAGCGCTTTCTCCGGCTGAGCCCATCGCTGTGTGGCCAGAGCCACCAGGACCCGCCGCGCTGGCGTGGCCTCGTCCTCCTGCCCCTGTGCTTCCCCCCGAGCCCCTCTCTGTGCCTGCTCTTGAACGCTGGAAGGTTTCGCAACCCCTGCGTCTTCCTCCTTGCTTTCTTGGAAACAACTTTCTAACACCCCGATGCCTTCCCCAGCTGTACGGCAGCGCGGGCGTGATGTGTCTAACCAAGCCCTGCTGCAGAACGCTGCCATGGAGCAACCTCGTTGGAGAGCAGCAATACAGAGTGAATAATGACTCTTCTAACCTTAAGCAAATTGTTAGCCCTGCCTCAACATCCTTCCTAATGAAGTCTGCACTAGACTTTTAATGTAAAGGCCTTACCTAATAAATAGGACGATGAAAGTGAATTCCCCATTGTGTACATCTGGTTGCTAATGCTGGAATCAGTGCTATTGTCAtcgttttttaaaaatacctttttttattattattttttaagttaagCTTGGAGGTGTGATTagaagttctttttttaaaaaaaaaaaatcatattgtAACATTAATTTATGGCCGAGTTTCATTCAGTCCTGTGTTCAGACGTGCAGTACAGGTATTAGTGATGTGTTGTCTGTAACATGGTACTGTAGAGTAGCcaatttgtaagaaaaagaacaaaatggaaagaaaaacaaaaaaatgccacaaaaaaaaagtctgaaaaaaaatgaaaatgtaaatcaaGTATTTTGTGGTACTTAcaacacaaattaattttacataaaGATGTTTCtaggaaaatgaaattctgaTAATTCATACTGTTTGTATGAACAAATAAAAGCTATATTTTATGAAGCGATGGACACAGTCGTATTCATTCAGCACTGTGGCGGTGGAGGTGGCCTCACACGTGGGTTTGGTGGCGCTGCCCCCCGACACCTGCACGTCCACCCCACTAGTGTCTGTGCTCGGTGCTGGCCCCACGGCGAAGCCCGGAACGGCGTGGTGAATCCGGCAGGATTTCATCGCCTACACGAGCTCCCATCCTGCGCAGGGCTGCGCTGGGTGCTGAACCTGCGTGTTTTGCTCAGTCAGGTTGTGTGGGGGCTGGTCTCTCCTGCTGAATGCACATTCATCAAACACCGTTTCAGGGAAGGAGACCTGAGGGGTtgccctcagccctgctgcaaaaaaaacctggaTGGTCTTGGTGGTTGGTGAAACCATCCCCCTGCATCAGGGATGCTGGAGGACAAATTACAGCTGGTGGTTGGGAACCTTCCCAGTGCcaagtttcttttcaaaagcattgcACTTCAGGTAGCCATGCTGCTCCAAACCTCCGGGGCCAGTGGCTGCTATTGCTCCCTACACACTCAGCACTTTAAGATATAAAAATTCATTATCATTAAATTCAGAAGAGTCCCAGGGCAGCGCTATACAAAGCAGCACCTAAAGAACATTACAGATTTATGTAACGTAGCAATTGCTACTTAActaaactgaattaaaataatttaatttttcttagcaAGTCTTACATCCAGTGCAGAGTAATTGGTGGGAGTCTTTCAGATTGCCCATTTTTCAGAGACCTTCTAAAAAAGGAGTCAAAAGTAAGCACAAAATTTAATATAGTGGTTTAGGAAGAGTTCAGCCTGGAAACCTCCAGCTTCTCAGGACTGTAATTAGCTGCTCCCAAACTCTGGCAACGCTTAAACTCTACAGGtgcctcattttaaaaatacatatatgtagattttactttaaaatttgcATGTGCCTTttgagcagcacagctggatgtGCTGTGAGCTGACCTCAGCTTGATGGAGTTGAGCAACTCGTTACCTCATCCTCACCTCACCTTGGTTGCCTTCAAAACCAGGTGCTCCTCTACCAGTGCCTACCCTGTAGGCACCCTAGGTCTGAGCTCAGCCCAGTTTGGCAGCAGCTTGTAGACCACCGTCCCTCATTCTTGCGATTTGTAAGAGTGACCTGGTTCTGGGATGGTACtgtggaggagagggaaggtaAGTCCTTATGGGGTGCAGTGTCTGCCCTGTGTCATATCTCCCTGTAGGCTATTCCCAGTTGCACCTGGGCTTGTGGATACTGGggtttcttttcccagtttGGGCTGGGCCCTGTTCTTAAGTGCTGTTTAGGCAACAGCATCTAGAAGATAAGAATAAGGGTGTCTGTGTGGCTTATGGATCACATCCTGAATACAGAGAAGTGTTTGCTCTGAAGGAGATGGGCTGAAGGGTCTTGTAGTAGCTCTGGGGACTCCAGCTGAAGGAGGAATCtgttgaagaaagaaaatggtttgaTTAAGAGGTAGGTTAGGCAGCTGTTGAAAGGCTGCTGCTAGTGATGGTGGTAACTGAGGTGGatttactttttcctcaagGTTGGCAGAAGAAAGGTGGTGGGCTATTGCTTTGAACTAAAAATCATCCAGTTCTCCAGGCTGTGCAAAGAAATGTGGCATTTCTAGCAACGGTGCTTGGGGTCCAGTGCTGAGGTTACCTCCCAAGGGTGTCACCTTGCAAGGATGCCAGGGATGAGAGAGCACAGTGCAGGGAGGAGCTGGCCTGGGATGGaaagggctgctgctgtgagcaCGTCCAGGTGGCACCTGGAGGCTGTGGAGAGCCCTCTGAGGAGGGTGAGGGAAGGTTGAAATGAGGGAGGAATTCCCTCTGTGCACTAGGGGGAAACCTGAGCAGGACCTGTGAAGGCAATGGAGTGCTGGGAAAGCTTGGGTTGAGTCCATGCTGCCAAAGCCATTGAAAAAATTGGTGGCTTTTGTAGGCAGCTCCATGTTCACTGGGCTTTAGACCACAATGATGAATTTAAAACAACCCTGAAGCTTGAGAAGGCTTTTACTGGGGCCTGGGTTTAGGAAGAAGTCACTATTATATGTATGTTTcgttgttggttttttttttttcttgggactGGTATACAGGTGGCCGGGAGTTTGTGCTCCCGGCAGTCCCCGTCACCTAACCTCCAGGATACTGCAATAGGAATTGGTTTGCTTCTCTTTgagtttttgttatttttttctctccttcaaaAACCTTACTTAGCCACTAGATCTGTCCATTAATAGCTTTAAAGCTGAACTTTATTATCCTCCAATTTCTCTGTGGTTAAGAACCATGGTGTTAACTCTTCTTCTTCtaatgcatatatttaaaaaggtAATAATACTGACTAATTAGTTATAAATCATTCAAACATTTCTATGCAAGGTAAGTGTTCAGCACCTTGTTCAATGACCTTTTTATTAGAGAGAGGAATTCCTGTGTCACATCTTAGTGTTGGTAACTTCAGCTGGGATAAAACCTCATGGCCATTGAGTCCTCAGATCTCCCTGTCAATCAGGTAATAAACGCCCATTTGCAGATTATAATTAACTTCATTAAAACACCTATTCCAGATCGTTGCAGAGTCCTACACACTAATTCACTAGGAGGGAGCAACTGGTACCAAAGACAGAGGAGGCTGGTTGATCTTCCTGTTTCCGAACTCCTCTCACTGAGCTCTTTGCTCTGcttactgctgcttctcctcatTTTCCAGCAGGATTTCTAGACCTTAACTTCTGCCTCCGTGATTTCCCCCTCCCTCTGAGAAGGGGCTCACAAACAGGACTGTGACAATTGGCCACTGTCACAATTCTGTGAAGAACTGAAGAGCACCCTCCAGGAATATTATTTGCAACTATTTATGCAGTCAGCTATAATTGTGTGACTTAATTCATGCCCATTAAGTCCTCTGAGATGCTTGACGagaagcactgcagcagcacaaagtaTGACTGGTTATTCAGGCTGCTTGCAGCGGTGAAGGCATCACCATTTCTCTTGGCTTgatctctccccatcccaccacggGCTGGTAGGGAGGACATCAGTACCAGCTGTCCTCAGGAGCAAAGACTGATCTGGATGTTGGGCTCTTGCCAGACATTACATGCCATGCCCTGATAGCAACCAAAATGCTgaacaaaagaatgaaattttgaaataatatgCTCAAAAAATGGTTTGGCAGAGAAGATACAACTGGCTGCTTTGACATCTAGGTTATTTAGCTGGGAATTTATGTGTCAAAAGCTTAAAAGCTTCAccaaagaaaatttaagaaagCACCATGTCTCCAACTAATTAAGTAATGTCAGccaaatataatttatttctcaCCATCACTCGTATCTACAGCAGAATTATCTCATTTTTGATTTCTAATGACTTTCCCTCATTTATCTGgccatgaattatttttatataacttTTTGGCATTGaagcaaaggatttttttctttttaataagaaCAGCATCCCTAGATAATTTTGCATCACCCTTGAAAGGGGGCAGGGAGTCTAACTTAGGTTTCATTGTGTGGCTCCAGCCTTCCTCCCCAGGAACCCCGGCAGGTTCTCCCCCAGGTCTTCCCCAGGACCTCAGCTTGCCCTGGCTCCCTGAGGCCTCCCTTGTCCTTTCTTGTAGCACTAAGCTGTGTAGACTGGTTCTGGTTTGGCCTTTATTCTAACAAAAAAGGGTCTTTTTCCTGCAGTTCTCAGGGAATTTTGCCTAGTCCTTTTCACAGAATATGTCTGGCTTTCCTGTTTCTCACAGCATCCCTGGCTCTTCCCATAGGTACAGGCTGCGGCAAAGGTCTTAGACTTGGTTTCCCCCCCATCATCTGCGGCTCTGTCCCAGGCATGTGTGTCCTACTTATTGGAAGTGTCAGTCTTCCTGCTTGGCTGACTTGGTTCACATCTTGGTTCTTACTAATGGCTTGTTATCTGAAGTACAGCTTGTTTCCAAGTCCCTGGAGCAAGCTTTGAGGATGCTTCCATACAGGACTGGCTCAGACATGTCATTTGCATCCAGTATCCCATCTCTGACCCCAGGAACTGGAGGTGAatctttctttgctgctgcttatgGGTGAGCAGGGGTGGATCTGTGATTTGGAGGTCCACGGTCTGCCTGCTGTTCTCTAGCAGTGCATCTGAGTCACTTCTGTGGTCAAGGCAGACCTTGAACGTAGCCCGAAGGGATTAGCAAATACCCTGTCTTATGAAACTTCCAGTCCCAGCTGCAGATCAAAGTAAATCAGGTAATTTAAAAAGGCATCCAAGTATTGGGTGCTTTACATATATT
This genomic interval from Falco peregrinus isolate bFalPer1 chromosome 2, bFalPer1.pri, whole genome shotgun sequence contains the following:
- the HS3ST3B1 gene encoding heparan sulfate glucosamine 3-O-sulfotransferase 3B1, coding for MGQRLNRCLDVPVALPPLRRRLLLLFIMLFLWLYMFYSCAGSCAGLAARGSPAPPRAAPPLPQLLPQAPGAAGEESSLEEQRAAPDAASPISSFFNGSGTKRLPQAIIIGVKKGGTRALLEFLRVHPDVRAVGAEPHFFDRNYERGLAWYRDLMPRTLEGQITMEKTPSYFVTKEAPARISSMSKGTKLIVVVRDPVTRAISDYTQTLSKKPDIPTFESLTFKNRTTGLIDTSWSAIQIGIYAKHLENWLLYFPIGQILFVSGERLISDPAGELGRVQDFLGLKRIITDKHFYFNKTKGFPCLKKAEGSSKPHCLGKTKGRTHPDIDQEVVQRLRDFYRPFNMKFYQMTGQDFGWD